The following DNA comes from Pantanalinema sp..
GCTCGGCCAGCAGACCGCCTCGTGGGCTTGCGGATCCCCCAGGTAGACACGCTCGGCCGACTCCTTGGCGATGAGGCCGAAGGCCGAGGGCCGCCCTTCGATCGCGCGCCGCACCAGCAGGTGCGTCCTCGCCCCCGCCCAGATCGCTTCGAGCTCCTGGCGGGTGAAGACGCGCTCGCCCAGGCGCGCGGCCGCCTCGACGCACGTCACCGAGCGGGTCGGGTCAGCTCGCCCCTCGCGCGTCACGAGGTTGTGCAGAAAGCCCGTGGCCGGGTTCCAGAAGATTCGCTTGTAGTGAGCGATCGCCCCTTGAAACGCCGAGCGGCTCGAAGCGAGCAATGCTTCGTCGCCGTGCCGGTCGGCCAGGGCCATCCCCGCCTCGAGCATGCGGATCCAGCGGGCGTTCAGCTCGGGCAGGTAGAAGGCCGGGACCTGGAAGAGGGCCTGGACGTGGCGCGCGTCGCGCAGCCACGCGATTGCCTCGCGCTGCCAGGCCGGATCGAGCCGGGTCGGCAGCCCTCCGATCCTGAGCCCGTCGCACGCGAGGGCGCGCACCCCGTCCATCCATGACGCGGTCGGAAGGCTCGAGAGCAGGCCCCTTTCGTCCAGGACGGGACCGCCGCCGCGCTGCTCGTGCGAGGCCTCCTCGAAGGCGCGAAAGGCACGGAGGTAGGCCTCGTACAGCGCGTAAAGCAGGCTCGGCTCCTGCACGGCGCCCAGGTGATCCGCCAAGAAGTCGAAGAGCACCAGGGTGGTCCGGGAATCCGAGTGGCAGAGGGCCTGCCGGATGGCCTCCTCGATCAGGCCGCCGCGGCCCAACAGCAGCAGGGTCTGCCGGTTGTGAAGCAGCCCCTCGAAGACCGACGGCAGCCAGGCCGAGCGCGCCCACCAGGCGCCCGCCGCCGGCACCGAGCGGCCGTCCCGGGGCAGGTCGAACTTCTCGGCCATGACGTAGACGCGCGAGGCGACCTCGCGCGGAAGGGCCGAGAGACGCTCGAGGTAGGTGCTCGCGATCGCCTCGCGCGCGGCGACGAGCGACTCGCGACGCTCCAGGCCCGTCTGGACGGTGCCGATGGCCTCGGCCTCGCCAAAAGAAGCGGCGAAGCCGAGGGTGAAAGGAGCCGAGAGGTCGAGGGCCAGGCTGCCGAGGCTCAGCCCGCGGAAGTACTCGCGCTTGAAGTGGATCCGGCCGTGGACCGCCTCGCGGTCGCCCGAGCCCAGGCGGTAGTACAGGTCCCGGACCTGGCGATCGGGGAAGAACGCGAAGGGCGCGTCGCTTGCGATCGCGAGGTGGCGCTGCTGGTGGACGACGATGAGGCGCTCGTCGAGCCGCTCGATCTGGTGACCCTCCGGATCTGAGAAGTAGTGCGTGTGGCGCAAGTCCAGGATGGGCTTGAGGAGGATGGCGGCATCCGGATCGCCTTCCCAGGCGTAGGTGATCGCGAGCATCGCCCCGGTGGCGCCCGGCACCTCGAGGAGCTGGTAGCGCACGCTGAGGCGCCCCTCGAGGGCCTCGAACCGGTACACGGCCCAGTCGGGCGTCACCGTGACCGTCCCCGCTCGCATGGCGGGAGCCTGCCCCTTGACCAGGAGCCTGAAGCCGACGCGATCGATCGCCTTCCAGCTCTCCGCGTGGACGAGGGCCAGCAACCCCTCGTACGCGTAATCGACCCGGTGGTACCAGAACCCGTCGGCCTCGCACGCGCTCACGGCGGACTGGCACCACTCCGCGTGCGGCGTGCGCAGCGCCAGGCGCCGGGTGCGGGCGTGGTCCCAGTCGGGATTCTCCAGCGGAAGGAAGGTCAGCGCGCTGACCCGGCGTCGGGCGTCGATCATCGGGGTCCTGCCTCCTCTTCGAGGGCAAGGGCGGACGAGTCGCGGCGAGGAAAAGCGAATAAACGATTATTACATTATATGACGAAGCCCGGGGGATGCGCTAACGAAAGCTTGCTACCTCTCAGGACTTGGCAAGCAGATCGAGCGTCTTCAAGGGGCGCCCGGCGTGGAGCGCCAGGGAGGCCTGCAGCACCCCGCGGGCATGGGCGAGCAGGTCCGGGCCCAGGGAGTGGGCGGCGATCGCCGAGAGCTCGACCGCCGAGAGCCGGCGCAAGAGCGAGAGGCCCTTGTGGTGCAGGCGCCGCTGGCCGCGGACGGCCCGGCAGGCCGCGCACAGCGCGCCGCCCTCCTCGGCCGAGAAGCCGCAGCCCTCGTGGTCGAGCGCGTCGGAGCACAGCACGCAGGCGTCGAGCTCCAGGCCGTAACCGAGGGCATGCAGGAGGGTCAGCTCGAACCAGGCGACCACGAGCGGAGGGGAGGCGGCCACCTCGAGGACCATCAGGGTCGAGGCCAGGAGGTCGAAGACCTCGGGGTGCGGCTGCTCGTCCTCGACCAGGGCCTCGACCAGCTCCGCCAGGTACATCCCCGACAAGAGGCGATCCAGGTCCTCGCGCAGGGCGCGGTGGGCGTGCAGGCCCTCGCACTGGGCCACCACGTCGAGGTTCTTGCCCTTGCCGAGGAACCACTCGGCGCGCACGAGCGGCTCGGTCTTGCCGCCGAGCTTGCTCTGCTTGCGGCGCGCCCCCTTCGCGATCACGCGCTTGAGGCCGTGCTCGCGGGTGAAGACCACGAGGATCTTGTCGTACTCCCCGGTGGGGTAGTGGCGCAGGGTGATGCCGGTGGCGGTGTAGGTGGACACCCCTCGATCATCCCCGGCTCGGGCCGCACGAGCGACGGCTAGTCGACCGCATAGCCGAGCTGCTTGAGGTTCTTCGCCTGCTTGCGCCAGTTGGGGAGCACCTTGACCCACAGCTCGAGGTAGACCTTGCGATCGAGCGACTTCTCGATGGCGATGCGGGCCGTCCGCCCGATCTCCTTGAGCTTGCTGCCCTTCTCGCCGATGAGGATGCCCTTCTGACTCTCGCGCTCGACGAAGATGGTCGCCTGAATGTAGGCGTTGCCGTCCTCGCGCTCCTTGAACTCGTCGACGCGCACCGCCACCGCGTGGGGCACCTCGTCGCTCGTCAGGCGCAGCACCGCCTCGCGCACCAGCTCGCCCGCGATCCCGCGCTCGGTCTGGTCCGTGACCTCGTCCTCGGCGTAGAAGGGCACGCCCACGGGCATCTTCTCGACCAGCTCGTCGACCAGCTGGGGCACGCCCTTGCCGTAGAGGGCCGAGATGACGCGCACGCCCGTGAAGGTGCCGAGCTCCTCGTAGCTCTTGAGGACCTCGGGGTCCACCTTGAGCGAGTCCACCTTGTTCAGCACCAGCATGACGGGCTTCTTGACCTGCTGGATGAGGTCGGCGACGTACTTGTCCCCCCGGCCGGCGCTGGTGCGGCCGTCCACCATGAAGACGACGAGGTCCACGTCCGAGAGGGTGTCGGTCGCGGCCTTGACCAGCTGCTCGCCCAAGAGGTGCAGGGGCTTGTGGACGCCGGGGGTGTCCACGAAGACCACCTGGGCGGCGTCCTGGTTGAGGATGCCCTTGATGCGGTGGCGGGTGGTCTGGGCCTTGGACGAGACGATCGCGATCTTCTGGCCGACGATCTTGTTCATGAGGGTCGACTTGCCCACGTTGGGGCGGCCGACGAAGGCGACGAAACCGGAGCGAAAGGGAGTTTCGGACAAAATTAGACTTCCTCGAGGCTGGCAGGGGAGAACCCGTGGGGCAAAAGATCGGCGACCGTCAGCTTCCAGCCCTCGCCGGGCTGGTCCAGCACGACCGTCATCTCGCCGAACTCGGCGAGCACCTGGCGGCAGGCCCCGCAGGGGGTGACGGGCCGGATCCGCTCGGCGGTGACGGCGATCGCGACGAAGCGCGTGGCCCCCTCCGAGACGGCCTTGCCGATGGCGACGCGCTCGGCGCACATGGAGAGCGGGTAGGCCGCGTTCTCGACGTTGCAGCCGGTGAAGACGCGGCCGTCCTCGGTCAGGAGGGCCGCGCCGACCGGAAAGCGCGAGTAGGGGGCGTAAGCCGACCGCATGGCGTCACGCGCAGCGTCCAAAAGGGCGGTGGGATCGAAGCCTGGGCCTGATGTCATGTTAGCGGACCTCCGCGGCGAGAGGGGCGCCGGCGCTATCGCTGTGGGCGAGAGCAGCGCGGACGAACCCGAGGAACAACGGGTGGGGCTTGCCGGGCCGGCTCTTGAACTCCGGGTGGAACTGGCAGGCGACGAAGTAGGGGTGGTCGCTCAGCTCGACGATCTCGACCAGCCGGCCGTCCGGGCTGGTACCGCTGACGACCAGGCCCTTCTCGACCAGGCGCGGCAGAAGAGCGTTGTTGACCTCGTAGCGATGGCGGTGCCGCTCCGAGATGAGCTCGGCGCCGTACAGCTCGCGCGCGCGGGTGCCGGCCGAGAGGCGACAGGGGTAGGCCCCCAGGCGCATGGTGCCGCCCATGCCGTGGACGTCCTTCTGCTCGGGCAACAGGTCGATGACCGGGTAAGGGGTGCCGGGGTCGAACTCGGCCGAGTTGGCCCCGCCCAGCCCCGCCACGTGGCGGGCGAACTCGATGACCGCCGTCTGCATGCCGAGGCAGAGGCCGAGGAACGGGATCTTGCGCTCGCGGGCGTAGCGGATGGCGGCGATCTTCCCCTCGATGCCGCGCAGGCCGAAGCCGCCGGGCACCAGCACCGCGTCCACGTCCGAGAGGTGGCGCTCGGCGCCGTCCTGCTCGATCTCGGCGTCGGCGTGGATCCACTTCAGCTCCACCTCGGCGCCCTCCTGGGCCGAAGCGATCCGCAGGCTCTCGATGACCGAGAGGTAGGCGTCGGCGAGCTTGGCGTACTTTCCGACGATGCCGATCCGCACCTTCCGGGCGGGGTTGGACAGGCGCGCGACGAAGTCGTCCCAGGCCGCGGCGTCGTTGGCCGAGGGCTTCAGGCCGAGGCGGGCGATGACCTGCTCGGCGAGGCCCTGCCGCTCGAGCATGGCGGGCACCTCGTAGATGTTCCGGACGTCCTGGTTCTCGATCACCGCCTCGGGGTCGATGTCGCAGAAGAGGGCAAGCTTCTCGCGGACGGACTCGGGCAGAGGGGCCTCGGTGCGGCAGACGAGCACGTCGGGCTGGATGCCGAGCGAGCGCAGCTCCTTGACGCTGTGCTGGGTCGGCTTGGTCTTGAGCTCGCCGGCGGCCTTGAGCGAGGGCACCAGGGTCACGTGGACGTAGAGGACGTTGTCGCGCCCGGCGTCCTTGCGGAACTGGCGGATGGCCTCCAGGAAGGGCAGGCCCTCGATGTCGCCCACGGTGCCGCCGATCTCGACGATGGCCACGTCGGCCTTGGCGCCCACCTGGTGGATGCGGTCCTTGATCTCGTTGGTGATGTGGGGGATCACCTGGACGGTGCCCGAGAGGTAGTCGCCCCGGCGCTCCTTGGTGATGACCGACCAGTAGATGGCCCCCGAGGTCACCGAGTTCTCGCGCGCGAGATCCGTGTCGGTGAAGCGCTCGTAGTGCCCCAGGTCCAGGTCGGTCTCGGCGCCGTCCTCGGTCACGAAGACCTCGCCGTGCTGGTAGGGGCTCATGGTGCCCGGGTCGATGTTGATGTAGGGGTCGAGCTTGAGGATGCGCACCGAGTGGCCGCGGTTCTTGAGCAAGCGCCCGAGGCTGCTCGCCACGATGCCCTTCCCGATGCTCGAGACGACCCCGCCGGTCACGAATATGTACTTGGTGGGCATGCGACTCCTCGATCTTGGCGTGCTGAATCCGTCTTGATCTCGATTATACCAGGTGCGGCGCTCGTCTTGCCCCCCTGTCGAAGGCCCGCGCGCGACAGCGACGCGGCCGGGGGGCCATGCAGGGGAGATGGCGTTCAACTGGCTCGGCGGAGTTGATACAATGAGTCGCCTCAGCCCGGGCCCCGGCAACAACGAGACGACCCGGGCGGCAAGAGGAGAAACCGATGGCCGACACCTCGCTCGCCTGCACCAACGGCGGGACTCGCCCGCTCCTGGACGAGTACGCGACGCTGCTCTGCCGCTACGTCTCGCACCCGAACCAGGCCGATCGCGATCGCGCCCGCGTGATAGGCGAGCTCTTGATCGCCGGGGCGTGCGGCCCCGAGAAGCTCCTCGATCTGCACGCGCAGGCGCTCAGGCGATGCGAGCGGCTCAGCCCCCGCGAGGGGATCAAGCTTGCGAACGATCTCCTGACCCAGGCGACCACCCCCTTCGTCGCCACCTACCGCAAGCAGGCCGAGGTTCACCGGGCCGAAGCCGAGTGCTACCGCCAGTACGCCCACCTCCTGGAGCGGCTGAACCAGGAGCTCAACGAGAAGCACGAGGCGCTCCAGGTCGCTCACCAGGAGCAGACCCGGCTCAACCAGCAGAAAGCCGATCTGCTCAACCTGGTCGGCCACGAGATCCGGACCCCGCTCACGGCGCTGCTCGGCTACGGCGAGTTCCTGGAGGAGGGGACCTACGGCCCCCTCACCGAGGAGCAGCAGGAGGTGCTGCGCCGCATGATCCAGAGCGGCAAGGATCTGCTCTTGCTCATCAACAACCTCCTGGACCTGTCGCGACTGGAAGGCGGCCGGCTGAACCTCGATCGCCAGCCGGCCTCGCTCGCAGAGCTCTTCGCCCATGCCATCGAGCAGGTCAGCCCCCTGGCCCAGCGCGGCGAGCTGTCGCTAGCGATCGCCCCGCTCCCCGGCGATCTGCCGCTCGTCTGGGTGGACCCGATGCGCATCATCCAGGTGCTGGTGAACCTGCTGGGCAACGCCATCAAGTTCACCAAGCCGGGCGGCAGCATCACCCTCACCGCGAGGCGCTCGGGCGAGGAGGTCGTGATCGAGGTCAAGGACACGGGGATCGGCATCTCGCCGGAGGCCCAGGAGCGCCTCTTCCAGCGCTTCACCCAGGTGGAGAACGTGCGGCAATACGGCGGCACGGGGCTGGGGCTGTCCATCTCGAAGGAGCTTCTGGCCCTGCACGGAGGCCGCATCGAGGTCGAGAGCGAGCTGGGGCAGGGGGCCACCTTCCGGTTCACGCTGCCCGCCTGGAACGAGGCGGACCACCCGAGCGAGCTGCCCCTCCTGGCGCCGGTGGCTACCGAAGCGACAGAGCCCTGAGCAAGGGAGGCAGCAGCAGCAGACCGCCCACCAGCACGGCGTTGAGGGCCGAGGCGAGCACGGCGGCCGCGGCCACGTCCTTGGCGGCCTTCGCGAGCGGGTGCCGCTTGTGGGTGGCCAGGTCCACCGCGTTCTCGATGGCGGTGTTGAACATCTCGCAGACCACCACCAGCGAGCAGACCATGGCGATGATCGCAAGCTCCAGGCGCGGCAGCCTGAGCGCCACCGCCAGGCAGAAGGCCAGCACCCCGCTCAGGGTGTGGATGCGCATGTTGCGCTGGGTGCGCAGCATGAAGTAGAGGCCCGCCAGGGCGTACTTGAAGCTGGCTACGAGGCTATGGGCCTTGAACCTCAAGCCTCTTCTCCCTCTCGGCCGAGGCCGACCGCCTCGAGCAGCGCGCGCTGGCGCGCGCGCATCTCGGCCTCCTCGTCGGGGGTCTGGTGGTCGTGGCCCAGAAGGTGCAAGAGGCCGTGCGCCAGGAGGAAGCCCACCTCGCGCTCGAAGGGGTGGCCGTACTCTTCGGCCTGCCGCGCGGCCGTCTCGACCGAGACCACCACGTCCCCCAGGGAGAAGGGGATGGGCTCGGGAGGAAAGTCCTCGTCGGGCTCGAACTGGGGAAAGCTCAGGACGTCGGTTGGCCGATCCTTCTGGCGGTGTTCGAGGTTGAGGGCGTGGATCGCCGCGTCGTCGACGAAGGTCACCGAGACCTCGGCGCGATCCTCCACGCCCGCGGCGACGAGCATCTCGGCGACGAGCCCCTCCCAGCGGGCGAGGTCGAGCCCCGCCTCGCTCTGGTCATCGAGCAGGATTTCCAACCTTTTTTCCTTCGCTTTGCTTCTTGGGGCTCAGGTCCTTGAGCCACTGGTCCGGGTACTCGATCCGCTGGTGGTAGAGGCCCTGGGTGATGCGGATGAAGGTCTGGGCCACCACCTCCAGCTCGTGCAGGGTCAGGGGGCTCTCGGAGAGCTCGCCGTCCGCCAGGCGATTGTTGATGATGCGCCGCACCGTGGCCTCGATCGCCTCGATGGTCGGGTTCTTGAGGGTCCGCAGGGTCGCCTCGGTGGCGTCGGCCAGCATGACGATGGCCTGCTCCTTGGTCCAGGGACGCGGCCCCGGGTAGCGGAAGCCCTCCTCGGAGACCGCGTCGGCCCCCTCGGCCTCTCTGGCCTGGTGGTAGAAGTAGCTGACGAAGCTCTTGCCGTGATGGGTGGCGATGAAGTCGGAGATGTCCTTGGGCAGGCGGTGGTGGCGCGCGAGCTCAAGGCCCTCCTCGACGTGGGCGATGATGACGCGGGCCGACAGGCGCGGGTTGAGCCGGTCGTGGGCGTTGTCGATCCCCAGCTGGTTCTCGACGAAGAAGATGGGGCGCTTGGTCTTCCCGATGTCGTGGTAGTAGGCCCCCACGCGCGACAGCAGGCCGTCCGCCCCGATGGCCTCGGCCGCCGACTCGGCCAGGTTCCCCACCATGATCGAGTGATGGTAGGTGCCGGGCGCCTTGGTCAGCACCAGGCGCAGCAGCGGCTGGGTGGGGTTGGCGAGCTCCAGGAGCTTGAAGGGGGTGACGATGTCGAAGATCGCCTCGATGTAGGGAAGGATCCCCACCGCGAGCACCGTCGAGCCGACGCCGCCGATGGCCCCCCACATGGCCTTCTGGCTCCAGCCCGCCGGGTCGATGCCGCCCTCCAGGGCGCCGAGCGCCCCGATGAGGGCCACGTTGACCAGGCTCGCGAACAGGCCCGCCCGGGCGAGGTCGGATCGCGCCCGGATCCGGTGGACCGTGAGCACCGCCGCCAGCGCCCCGCCGATGTTCACCAGCACCGCGCCCGCGCCCTCCAGGGCCGAGGGCGCCCCGGCGCCGAGGGTGGCGCCCGCCGTCAGGGCCATGACGAGCACCGTGAAGAAGGCGATGCGCGGGTTGAGAAAGACCGCGAGCAGGATCGCCGCCGCGGGCAAGGGCGAGAGGTAGGGCGAGGCCTTGAGGAGCTCCAGCAGCCACACCGCCACGAAGACGAGCAGGGTCACCAGCACCAGCACGTAGAGGCGGCGCGGCTCGCGGACGATCTGGCGCTCGAAGAGCTGGAGGTAGGCGACGTAGAGGCTCACGAGGGTGGCCACGAGGATCGCGACCCCCACCGCGGGCAGGAAGCTCGACGGGTGCCCTGCCGGCAGCCACGCGGAGTGGATCTGCAGCAGGAGCGCCGTGAGGAAGAGAAAGGAGGTCCAGAAGGCGATCGCCTGGTGGGTCTCGACCCGCTCGAAGGCGGCGCGGACCGGCTCGGGGATCCGAGCGGCCGCGCTAGCGCGAACCCTGTCGATTGCGGCTTGAATCATGCGGTTTCTGTGCCTCGTAGCGCTCGTAGGCCTTCACGATGCGGCCCACCAGATCGTGGCGGACCACGTCGGCTTGCGTGAACTTGACGAAGGCGATGTCGTGGACGCCCTGGAGCAGGGACTCGATGTCGGCGAGACCCGAGGTCTTGCCCCGGGGCAAGTCGGTCTGGCTGGCATCGCCGGTGACGACCACCTTGGAGCCGAAGCCCAGGCGCGTCAGGAACATCTTCATCTGCTCGGGGGTGGTGTTCTGGGCCTCGTCGAGGATGATGAAGGCGTCGTTGAGGGTGCGCCCGCGCATGAAGGCCAGGGGCGCGACCTCGATGGTCCCGCGCTCCACGTACTTCTGGAAGCGCTCCACGTCCATCATCTCGTAGAGGGCGTCGTAGAGGGGACGGAAGTAGGGATCGACCTTGGCCTGGAAGTCTCCGGGCAGAAAGCCCAGGTTCTCGCCCGCCTCGACGGCCGGGCGCGTCAGGATGATGCGGCTGACGCGCTTGTCCCTCAGGGCCGAGACGGCCATGGCGACGGCCAAGAAGCTCTTGCCGGTGCCGGCGGGGCCGAGGCCGAAGGTCAGGGTGTGGTCGTTGATGGCCTTGACGTAGGCGCGCTGGTGAAGGGTCTTGGCCCGGATCGGCTTGCCGCGCTGGGTCGTGACGATGGTCTCGGCGTAGAGGGTGCCGATGGGGGCGTCAGGGTTGGATCGGATCTGGCGCAGGGCGTAGGAGATCTCGGAGGCCTTGATCGAGTCGATCCCCTGCCAGGCCTCCAGCTCCTCGAACAGGCGCCGGCCCAGCTCGAGCGATTCGCCCGCGTCGTCGCCGGCCATCAACACCAGCTCGTTGCCGCGCATGGTGGCCTGGATGCCGAGCTCGTGCTCGACAAGGCGAAGGTTCTCCTCGTTGTTGCCGGTCAGCAACAGCGCGTCGTGGGGGGTCTTGAGCGGGATCCGGATCTCCGTGGGCATTCAGGTCTCTCTGAGGCGGCAATGGGCCGGGGGGCAGGGGCATGATAGCAGAAAACTCAAGAACGGAGCCTGAAACCAAGCTCCGTTCCTGAGTTTATCCAGAGAGGCGATTTAGGAGCGACGCTTGCGAGCGGCTTCCGACTTGCGCTTGCGGCGCACGCTGGGCTTCTCGTAACGCTCACGACGCTTGATTTCGGAAAGAATGCCAGCCTTCTGGATCTTCTTCTTGAAACGCTTGAGGGCGCTCTCGATCGACTCGCTTTCGCCGAGACGAACTTCTGCCAAGTAACTCACCCCCTCCGATTTTTAAGATGCCGGGTATCCGCCAAAGGCTCTTTGGCAACCCAGGAAGCTTAATCTTAACCTAGAAGCGAGTGAAAGACAACTCCTAACCTGGAGGCCACTGGAGGGCGCGGCCGCCGAGGACGTGCCAGTGCAGGTGGTGGACCGTCTGCTGGGCGTCCCTTCCGACGTTGGTGACGACCCGGTAGCCGCTCTCGGCGATCCCCTGCTCCTTGGCGACGGCGTTGACGGCCTCCATCATGTGGTGGCAGGCAGCCCCCGAGAGGTGGGCGAGCGAGGGGATGTGCGCGCGCGGGATGACCAGGACGTGGACCGGGGCCTGGGGGTTGATGTCGCGAAAGGCGACGGCGTTTTCGTCCTGGTACACGATCTCGGCAGGGATCGCGCCTGCGACGATCTTGCAGAAGAGACAATCGGACATGGTCGGCATTCCTTGCTGCGAAAGGGCGGCCGGCTAGCGGCGCCTGGGCTCGGGCGTGAAAGAGGGCGTGGCCGTGGGGGCGAGCTGCTGGGTGCGGTAGGCCCTGAAGGGCGGCGCCTCGATGTGGGTGACCCCGTGGGGCATCTGGTTGTCGACCGTGACCCCCTTGATGGGGAGGCCCGGGCTCTGCTGCGGCTCGGGAGCAGCGGCGAGCTGGACGGGATCGGGCACGGCCGTGACCAGGACGGCGGCGATCGCAAGGGCGCTAAGCATCGGGTTTCCCCCCTTCGAGGATCAAGGAAGCCAAGGGCGTGACCGAAGGGTTCGTACCCTGCCGGCCCTCGATCGGCACGACGATCTTGGTCGTCTGGGCGAACTGGTTCTTGCGGACGGTGGCCAGGATCTCGAAGCGACCGGGCTGCACGCCGCGCACCGTGATGGGCACGACGGTCTTGCCGCGCTTCAGCTCGCCCTGCCAGGACACGGTCTGGGAGTCGATGGGCTGGTTGTTGGCATCGACGAACTCCAGCCCCTTGGGCAGATCGATGGTGAAGGTGACGTCGTTGACGTCCTGGGCCACGTCGAAGCCGATGTTGACCGAGGTCGGGCTCGAGACCGCGACGGCCGCCGTCTGGATGGTCGGCAAGGGGGCCTGGTTGCGCAGCACCACCGTCACCAGGGCGATGATCGTCCCGGCCGCCACGGCGCCCGCGGCGAGGCTCGGCCAGTTGATGAGCCGCGCGACACGCATGAGCACGCCGGGATCCGACGAAGGGGCGCTCGAGGGAACCGGCTCGTCCGCGAGCCGAAGGCGGATCTTGTCCATCAGGTCGGCGGGCGCCTCGGGGGCCTTGCGATCGCGCAGCATGGCCGTGACGATCTCGAGCTCGCGCAGGTGCTCGGCGCACTCCGGGCAGCTTGCCAGGTGCTCGGCGATGGCCGCGCGCGGGATGGCGTCCTCGGCGGGGTCGAGGTACTCGCCCAGGTAGTTCTGAACGTCGTCGCAGGTCATGGT
Coding sequences within:
- a CDS encoding HAMP domain-containing sensor histidine kinase; this encodes MADTSLACTNGGTRPLLDEYATLLCRYVSHPNQADRDRARVIGELLIAGACGPEKLLDLHAQALRRCERLSPREGIKLANDLLTQATTPFVATYRKQAEVHRAEAECYRQYAHLLERLNQELNEKHEALQVAHQEQTRLNQQKADLLNLVGHEIRTPLTALLGYGEFLEEGTYGPLTEEQQEVLRRMIQSGKDLLLLINNLLDLSRLEGGRLNLDRQPASLAELFAHAIEQVSPLAQRGELSLAIAPLPGDLPLVWVDPMRIIQVLVNLLGNAIKFTKPGGSITLTARRSGEEVVIEVKDTGIGISPEAQERLFQRFTQVENVRQYGGTGLGLSISKELLALHGGRIEVESELGQGATFRFTLPAWNEADHPSELPLLAPVATEATEP
- a CDS encoding histidine triad nucleotide-binding protein, whose amino-acid sequence is MSDCLFCKIVAGAIPAEIVYQDENAVAFRDINPQAPVHVLVIPRAHIPSLAHLSGAACHHMMEAVNAVAKEQGIAESGYRVVTNVGRDAQQTVHHLHWHVLGGRALQWPPG
- the ybeY gene encoding rRNA maturation RNase YbeY, giving the protein MEILLDDQSEAGLDLARWEGLVAEMLVAAGVEDRAEVSVTFVDDAAIHALNLEHRQKDRPTDVLSFPQFEPDEDFPPEPIPFSLGDVVVSVETAARQAEEYGHPFEREVGFLLAHGLLHLLGHDHQTPDEEAEMRARQRALLEAVGLGREGEEA
- the era gene encoding GTPase Era, producing MSETPFRSGFVAFVGRPNVGKSTLMNKIVGQKIAIVSSKAQTTRHRIKGILNQDAAQVVFVDTPGVHKPLHLLGEQLVKAATDTLSDVDLVVFMVDGRTSAGRGDKYVADLIQQVKKPVMLVLNKVDSLKVDPEVLKSYEELGTFTGVRVISALYGKGVPQLVDELVEKMPVGVPFYAEDEVTDQTERGIAGELVREAVLRLTSDEVPHAVAVRVDEFKEREDGNAYIQATIFVERESQKGILIGEKGSKLKEIGRTARIAIEKSLDRKVYLELWVKVLPNWRKQAKNLKQLGYAVD
- the recO gene encoding DNA repair protein RecO, which produces MSTYTATGITLRHYPTGEYDKILVVFTREHGLKRVIAKGARRKQSKLGGKTEPLVRAEWFLGKGKNLDVVAQCEGLHAHRALREDLDRLLSGMYLAELVEALVEDEQPHPEVFDLLASTLMVLEVAASPPLVVAWFELTLLHALGYGLELDACVLCSDALDHEGCGFSAEEGGALCAACRAVRGQRRLHHKGLSLLRRLSAVELSAIAAHSLGPDLLAHARGVLQASLALHAGRPLKTLDLLAKS
- a CDS encoding CTP synthase: MPTKYIFVTGGVVSSIGKGIVASSLGRLLKNRGHSVRILKLDPYINIDPGTMSPYQHGEVFVTEDGAETDLDLGHYERFTDTDLARENSVTSGAIYWSVITKERRGDYLSGTVQVIPHITNEIKDRIHQVGAKADVAIVEIGGTVGDIEGLPFLEAIRQFRKDAGRDNVLYVHVTLVPSLKAAGELKTKPTQHSVKELRSLGIQPDVLVCRTEAPLPESVREKLALFCDIDPEAVIENQDVRNIYEVPAMLERQGLAEQVIARLGLKPSANDAAAWDDFVARLSNPARKVRIGIVGKYAKLADAYLSVIESLRIASAQEGAEVELKWIHADAEIEQDGAERHLSDVDAVLVPGGFGLRGIEGKIAAIRYARERKIPFLGLCLGMQTAVIEFARHVAGLGGANSAEFDPGTPYPVIDLLPEQKDVHGMGGTMRLGAYPCRLSAGTRARELYGAELISERHRHRYEVNNALLPRLVEKGLVVSGTSPDGRLVEIVELSDHPYFVACQFHPEFKSRPGKPHPLFLGFVRAALAHSDSAGAPLAAEVR
- a CDS encoding HDIG domain-containing metalloprotein; this encodes MIQAAIDRVRASAAARIPEPVRAAFERVETHQAIAFWTSFLFLTALLLQIHSAWLPAGHPSSFLPAVGVAILVATLVSLYVAYLQLFERQIVREPRRLYVLVLVTLLVFVAVWLLELLKASPYLSPLPAAAILLAVFLNPRIAFFTVLVMALTAGATLGAGAPSALEGAGAVLVNIGGALAAVLTVHRIRARSDLARAGLFASLVNVALIGALGALEGGIDPAGWSQKAMWGAIGGVGSTVLAVGILPYIEAIFDIVTPFKLLELANPTQPLLRLVLTKAPGTYHHSIMVGNLAESAAEAIGADGLLSRVGAYYHDIGKTKRPIFFVENQLGIDNAHDRLNPRLSARVIIAHVEEGLELARHHRLPKDISDFIATHHGKSFVSYFYHQAREAEGADAVSEEGFRYPGPRPWTKEQAIVMLADATEATLRTLKNPTIEAIEATVRRIINNRLADGELSESPLTLHELEVVAQTFIRITQGLYHQRIEYPDQWLKDLSPKKQSEGKKVGNPAR
- a CDS encoding zf-HC2 domain-containing protein, with amino-acid sequence MTCDDVQNYLGEYLDPAEDAIPRAAIAEHLASCPECAEHLRELEIVTAMLRDRKAPEAPADLMDKIRLRLADEPVPSSAPSSDPGVLMRVARLINWPSLAAGAVAAGTIIALVTVVLRNQAPLPTIQTAAVAVSSPTSVNIGFDVAQDVNDVTFTIDLPKGLEFVDANNQPIDSQTVSWQGELKRGKTVVPITVRGVQPGRFEILATVRKNQFAQTTKIVVPIEGRQGTNPSVTPLASLILEGGKPDA
- a CDS encoding PhoH family protein; translated protein: MPTEIRIPLKTPHDALLLTGNNEENLRLVEHELGIQATMRGNELVLMAGDDAGESLELGRRLFEELEAWQGIDSIKASEISYALRQIRSNPDAPIGTLYAETIVTTQRGKPIRAKTLHQRAYVKAINDHTLTFGLGPAGTGKSFLAVAMAVSALRDKRVSRIILTRPAVEAGENLGFLPGDFQAKVDPYFRPLYDALYEMMDVERFQKYVERGTIEVAPLAFMRGRTLNDAFIILDEAQNTTPEQMKMFLTRLGFGSKVVVTGDASQTDLPRGKTSGLADIESLLQGVHDIAFVKFTQADVVRHDLVGRIVKAYERYEAQKPHDSSRNRQGSR
- a CDS encoding diacylglycerol kinase family protein, translated to MRFKAHSLVASFKYALAGLYFMLRTQRNMRIHTLSGVLAFCLAVALRLPRLELAIIAMVCSLVVVCEMFNTAIENAVDLATHKRHPLAKAAKDVAAAAVLASALNAVLVGGLLLLPPLLRALSLR
- a CDS encoding cytidine deaminase, which translates into the protein MTSGPGFDPTALLDAARDAMRSAYAPYSRFPVGAALLTEDGRVFTGCNVENAAYPLSMCAERVAIGKAVSEGATRFVAIAVTAERIRPVTPCGACRQVLAEFGEMTVVLDQPGEGWKLTVADLLPHGFSPASLEEV
- the rpsU gene encoding 30S ribosomal protein S21; translated protein: MAEVRLGESESIESALKRFKKKIQKAGILSEIKRRERYEKPSVRRKRKSEAARKRRS